The sequence below is a genomic window from Campylobacteraceae bacterium.
CATGTCTTTTTCTATGTTGCTTGGGCTTCTAAACATTCGATCCCATCTGATTTTGTAATTTTTGTCCCATGAAAAATAAATAAACCAAGGTTTTCCTATAATATATTTGTATTTAACAGTACCCCAGAATCTTGAATCATTTGAATGGTCTCTGTTATCACCCATCATAAAATATTCATCTTTAGGAATTTCTAAAGGCATCATATTAAACAATGGCCCTAATCTTGCATCATTGTAAACAACACTTGGGTCATTATGAATACCTGGATGTTCTTTTTTATAAGGATTAATTAACCACAGTTTATCATTCCATAAAGTATATTCTGATTTTTTATAATTTTCTTTTACAAAATCATTTCCTTCATGTGGGTGAAGATATAAGACTTTATCTTGCAGAGCTACTAAATCTCCTCCTACCGCTACCGCTCTTTTAACATAATGAATTTGGGGATCATTTGGATATAAAAAAACAACAATATCTCCACGTTTAGGACCCTTAGCTTCAATTAAATGCCCATTACCATTAAAATCAGGCAGTAAAGTAAAAGAAGGAAGTCCTAAAATACCCGGAGTTT
It includes:
- the lepB gene encoding signal peptidase I; protein product: MFRKIFNWSSTWTGTIVIVLTIIFFVAQAFVIPSGSMKNTLLIGDMLFVKKFSYGIPLPKTPGILGLPSFTLLPDFNGNGHLIEAKGPKRGDIVVFLYPNDPQIHYVKRAVAVGGDLVALQDKVLYLHPHEGNDFVKENYKKSEYTLWNDKLWLINPYKKEHPGIHNDPSVVYNDARLGPLFNMMPLEIPKDEYFMMGDNRDHSNDSRFWGTVKYKYIIGKPWFIYFSWDKNYKIRWDRMFRSPSNIEKDMIGKTQKIKHEEGIY